From the Clostridiales bacterium FE2011 genome, one window contains:
- a CDS encoding aminotransferase class I/II-fold pyridoxal phosphate-dependent enzyme, whose amino-acid sequence MSNLDAQSVCSRLEADQTLATLFDILRDYGEAPAAYWLEGEQERTRSYAEMTLRADDYAACLNSLDLEEGWIGVAVDTCHDWPSLYWGIMRSGHNALLLDASAPDNVIQGLLDEAHCRQVISLKPRALSGNVRQIDFKTIREAPRTIGFTPVWGEYTAMCTSGTTGTSRIFAYNSKAICAQALNAYDLFKVNPRIIHPVNTGRKTLAFLPFHHVLGFMGNMILSMFMGTANVFLQDRTPNSILNTCHHFPPNLLIMVPLVGNSLVRSVEKGLKKENKAKQSAFKTLKALSLARQAISPEAGLNWAEKSAFAALNEKLIGTEVDVVIFGGSHTPTETLRTLNALGYYTVTGYGMTETAINGFEREMSLKYRLNGSVGKPLPSAEYRIVPDKEGSKTGELQVRGSGIHSGRVINGQILPPDTVDDGWLPTGDIAQLDATGRLYIRGRLKDVIINESGENVYPDDMEDAFASINGVEQSCVVGFRRNRRDNNEDIVLVMNVGENYTDDQYLDKLAAKVADANRRLPIYTQLNRALVTPNKLPLVSGIKVKRIELKRMYEEGELTYRELDLHGQNVGTEVAAAARLETKSAKHDEILKKVRTMYAEALEISESEITDNANFIEDLQGDSLQVLSIALKAEEEWGITIPAEEYGSCATVAGMAQVVEALLEGPAESDKPKERVPVRPITRFEDTPEYKHFLERQEALVGKGDNPYFVAHESPLLDTGIIDGKEVLEFGSYNYVGMSGRKEVKDAAKAAIDKYGTSASGSRLLAGEKQIHKDLEKEIADWKHTEDAIVCVGGHSTNVTFVGNFCGKNDLILYDALAHNSIEQGCKLSDATSRPFPHSDTAALETILKSQRAYYEKVLIVIEGAYSMDGDIAPVPEFVRIKKEYGCFLMVDEAHSACVIGKTGGGVDEYFGLNGDDIDIKYGTLSKGLGTCGGYLAGKKCLIDYLRYNMPGFVFSVGISPALAAGSLEAIRTLRSHPEIMEHLRTAIKAFADSARRRHLDICLAGETAVLPVLVGKDEDAWFLSNELKKRGVSVPPAMYPAVPKGKARLRFCVISEHKPEQIEKALDILEATAREYGIELPRRNYDKAEDPTPVL is encoded by the coding sequence ATGAGCAATCTTGACGCGCAGTCTGTTTGCAGCAGACTGGAAGCTGACCAAACGCTGGCCACCCTGTTCGACATCCTCCGGGACTATGGTGAGGCCCCCGCTGCCTACTGGCTGGAAGGTGAACAGGAAAGAACCCGCTCCTATGCGGAAATGACCCTCCGGGCGGACGACTATGCCGCCTGCCTTAACTCCCTCGATCTTGAAGAAGGCTGGATCGGCGTTGCCGTGGACACCTGCCACGACTGGCCGTCTCTGTACTGGGGCATCATGCGCTCCGGACATAACGCCCTGCTGCTGGACGCGTCCGCGCCCGACAACGTCATTCAGGGCCTGCTGGATGAAGCGCACTGCCGCCAGGTTATTTCCCTGAAACCCAGGGCCCTGTCCGGCAACGTCCGCCAGATCGACTTTAAAACCATCCGGGAAGCTCCGCGCACCATCGGTTTCACCCCTGTCTGGGGCGAATATACCGCCATGTGCACCAGCGGCACCACCGGCACCAGCCGCATCTTTGCCTACAACAGCAAGGCAATTTGCGCCCAGGCGCTGAACGCCTATGATCTTTTTAAGGTCAACCCCCGGATTATCCACCCTGTGAACACCGGGCGTAAAACCCTGGCCTTCCTGCCCTTCCATCATGTGCTGGGATTCATGGGTAACATGATCCTTTCCATGTTCATGGGCACCGCCAACGTGTTCCTGCAGGATCGGACGCCCAACTCCATCCTGAACACCTGCCACCATTTCCCGCCGAACCTGCTGATCATGGTGCCCCTGGTAGGCAACAGCCTGGTTCGTTCCGTGGAAAAGGGACTGAAGAAAGAGAACAAGGCCAAGCAGAGCGCCTTTAAGACCCTGAAGGCCCTCTCCCTCGCCCGCCAGGCCATTTCTCCTGAAGCCGGCCTTAACTGGGCAGAAAAGTCCGCCTTTGCCGCGCTGAATGAGAAACTCATCGGCACCGAGGTGGATGTGGTCATCTTCGGCGGCAGCCATACACCGACTGAAACCCTGCGCACCCTGAATGCCCTGGGTTACTATACCGTCACCGGCTACGGCATGACGGAAACCGCCATCAACGGTTTCGAAAGGGAAATGTCCCTCAAGTACCGGCTGAACGGCTCCGTCGGTAAGCCCCTGCCCTCCGCTGAATACCGGATTGTCCCGGACAAGGAAGGCAGCAAAACCGGCGAACTGCAGGTCCGCGGTTCCGGAATCCACTCCGGCCGGGTCATCAACGGCCAGATCCTCCCGCCCGACACAGTCGATGACGGCTGGCTGCCCACCGGTGATATTGCCCAGCTGGACGCCACCGGCCGGCTGTATATCCGCGGCCGCCTGAAGGACGTCATCATTAACGAATCCGGCGAGAACGTCTATCCTGATGACATGGAAGACGCCTTCGCCTCCATCAATGGCGTGGAGCAGTCCTGCGTGGTCGGCTTCCGCCGCAACCGCCGGGACAACAACGAAGACATCGTCCTGGTCATGAACGTCGGTGAAAACTACACCGATGATCAGTACCTGGATAAGCTGGCTGCAAAGGTGGCTGACGCCAACCGCCGCCTGCCCATCTACACCCAGCTGAACCGTGCCCTCGTTACGCCCAACAAGCTGCCCCTGGTCAGCGGCATCAAGGTCAAGCGGATCGAGCTCAAGCGCATGTATGAGGAAGGCGAACTCACCTACCGTGAGCTGGATCTTCACGGCCAGAACGTCGGCACCGAAGTGGCTGCCGCCGCCCGCCTGGAGACCAAGAGTGCCAAGCATGATGAGATCCTGAAGAAGGTTCGCACCATGTACGCGGAAGCGCTTGAAATCTCCGAGAGCGAAATCACCGATAACGCCAACTTCATCGAAGACCTCCAGGGCGACAGCCTGCAGGTGCTGTCCATCGCGCTGAAGGCTGAAGAGGAATGGGGCATCACCATTCCCGCGGAAGAATACGGCTCCTGCGCCACCGTCGCCGGTATGGCCCAGGTGGTGGAAGCCCTGCTGGAAGGCCCTGCCGAAAGCGACAAGCCCAAGGAACGCGTTCCCGTCCGGCCCATCACCCGCTTTGAGGACACGCCGGAATACAAGCACTTCCTGGAGCGTCAGGAAGCCCTGGTCGGCAAGGGTGATAACCCCTACTTCGTCGCCCATGAATCTCCCCTGCTGGATACCGGCATCATCGACGGCAAGGAAGTCCTGGAGTTCGGCAGCTACAACTACGTCGGTATGAGCGGCCGGAAGGAAGTCAAGGACGCCGCCAAGGCCGCCATTGACAAGTACGGCACCAGCGCCAGCGGCAGCCGCCTGCTGGCCGGCGAAAAGCAGATCCACAAGGACCTGGAAAAGGAAATTGCCGACTGGAAGCACACCGAGGACGCCATCGTCTGCGTCGGCGGTCACTCCACCAACGTAACCTTCGTCGGTAACTTCTGCGGCAAGAACGACCTGATCCTGTACGACGCCCTGGCCCACAATTCCATTGAGCAGGGCTGCAAGCTGTCCGATGCAACGTCCCGTCCCTTCCCCCACAGTGACACCGCTGCCCTGGAAACCATCCTGAAGAGCCAGCGTGCCTACTACGAGAAGGTCCTGATCGTCATCGAAGGCGCTTACAGCATGGACGGCGACATCGCCCCCGTGCCGGAGTTTGTGCGGATCAAGAAGGAATACGGCTGCTTCCTCATGGTGGACGAAGCCCACAGCGCCTGCGTCATCGGCAAGACCGGCGGCGGCGTGGATGAGTACTTCGGCCTGAACGGCGATGATATCGACATCAAGTACGGTACCCTGTCCAAGGGCCTGGGCACCTGCGGCGGCTATCTGGCCGGCAAGAAGTGCCTGATCGACTATCTGCGGTACAACATGCCCGGTTTCGTCTTCAGCGTTGGTATTTCCCCCGCGCTGGCGGCCGGTTCCCTGGAAGCCATCCGCACCCTGCGGTCCCATCCGGAGATCATGGAGCACCTGCGTACCGCCATCAAGGCCTTTGCGGACAGTGCGCGGCGCCGTCACCTGGATATCTGCCTGGCCGGTGAAACCGCGGTTCTGCCGGTGCTGGTCGGCAAGGACGAGGACGCCTGGTTCCTGTCCAACGAGCTGAAAAAGCGGGGCGTCAGCGTTCCGCCCGCCATGTATCCCGCCGTTCCCAAGGGCAAAGCCCGGCTGCGCTTCTGCGTGATCAGCGAGCATAAGCCCGAGCAGATTGAAAAGGCGCTGGATATCCTGGAAGCCACTGCCCGTGAATACGGCATCGAGCTTCCCCGCCGTAACTACGACAAGGCAGAAGATCCGACTCCGGTCCTGTAA
- the mnmG gene encoding tRNA uridine-5-carboxymethylaminomethyl(34) synthesis enzyme MnmG — protein MADLVVIGAGHAGCEAALAAARMGIDTLLLTLNMDGVALMACNPVIGGSAKGHLVRELDALGGEMGLAIDDTFLQSRMLNTGKGPAVHSLRAQADKQAYQNRMRRALMTTDRLTVRQGEAASIETENGRVTAVTTVTGARIPCRAVVVATGVYLKGSIIIGEHRHDGGPQGLMNASELSASLTELGFELRRYKTGTPARVDVRTIDFDEMQEQKGDDPVVPFSFLTDRKLENTYSCYLTWTTPETHKIILDNLHRAPLYSGKIHGIGPRYCPSIEDKVVRFADKDRHQIFLEPEGKESREWYVQGMSTSMPEDVQWQMYRTIPGLRHCDFTRLGYAIEYDCIDSLELRPTLESLRISGLFFAGQINGTSGYEEAACQGLLAGMNAALELQGREQIILTRDMAYIGVLTDDLTTKGTDEPYRMMTSRAEHRLYLRQDNADLRLTEIGYKAGLASEERLERTKKKKEGTEELLRQLSTTRFAPGEKLNSLLKEKGQPEVTGSLKAEELLKRPEIRLQDLTTLQPEWAEISPAVAEQAEISVKYAGYLEKEAHMIKQARQIEETLLPKDICYAEIEHLRLEARQKLDKQKPVSLGAAGRIPGVNPADVAVLAVWLHKQNMKSEG, from the coding sequence ATGGCAGATCTGGTAGTGATAGGCGCGGGGCATGCGGGCTGTGAAGCAGCGCTTGCCGCCGCGCGGATGGGAATTGATACACTTCTCTTAACACTGAATATGGACGGCGTAGCGCTGATGGCCTGTAACCCGGTCATCGGCGGCTCCGCCAAGGGGCATCTGGTTCGTGAACTGGATGCCCTTGGCGGGGAAATGGGCCTCGCGATTGACGACACCTTCCTGCAGAGCCGTATGCTGAACACCGGCAAGGGCCCGGCGGTTCATTCCCTGCGTGCGCAGGCGGACAAGCAGGCTTACCAGAATCGGATGCGACGGGCGCTAATGACCACGGACCGGCTGACGGTACGGCAGGGAGAAGCGGCCTCCATTGAGACGGAAAACGGCCGGGTCACGGCGGTGACCACGGTCACCGGCGCACGGATCCCGTGCCGGGCAGTGGTGGTAGCCACCGGCGTGTACCTGAAGGGCAGCATTATCATCGGCGAGCACCGTCATGACGGCGGCCCCCAGGGACTGATGAACGCCTCGGAACTTTCCGCCAGCCTGACGGAACTGGGCTTTGAGCTGCGCCGGTACAAAACCGGCACCCCGGCCCGGGTGGATGTGCGGACCATCGACTTTGACGAGATGCAGGAGCAGAAAGGTGACGATCCGGTGGTGCCGTTCTCCTTCCTGACAGACCGGAAACTGGAGAACACCTACAGCTGCTATCTGACCTGGACCACGCCGGAAACGCATAAAATCATTCTGGACAACCTGCACCGGGCTCCGCTGTACAGCGGGAAGATCCACGGCATCGGCCCCCGGTACTGCCCGAGTATTGAGGATAAGGTGGTCCGGTTTGCCGACAAGGACCGACACCAGATCTTCCTGGAGCCGGAAGGCAAGGAAAGCCGGGAATGGTATGTGCAGGGTATGAGTACCTCCATGCCGGAGGATGTGCAGTGGCAGATGTACCGGACGATTCCAGGACTGCGGCACTGTGATTTTACCCGGCTGGGCTACGCCATTGAATATGACTGCATTGACTCGCTGGAGCTGCGCCCGACGCTGGAAAGCCTGCGGATCAGCGGGCTGTTTTTTGCCGGACAGATCAACGGCACCAGCGGATATGAGGAAGCGGCCTGCCAGGGGCTGCTGGCCGGCATGAACGCCGCCCTGGAACTGCAGGGAAGGGAACAGATCATCCTGACCCGGGATATGGCATATATCGGCGTGCTGACGGACGACCTGACCACCAAGGGAACGGACGAACCTTACCGGATGATGACTTCCCGGGCGGAACACCGGCTGTACCTGCGGCAGGACAACGCGGATCTGCGGCTCACGGAGATCGGCTACAAGGCCGGCCTGGCGTCTGAAGAACGGCTGGAGCGGACGAAGAAAAAGAAAGAGGGAACAGAGGAACTGCTCCGGCAGCTTTCAACCACCCGCTTTGCTCCGGGCGAAAAGCTGAACAGCCTGCTGAAGGAAAAGGGTCAGCCGGAAGTGACCGGATCCCTGAAAGCAGAGGAACTGCTGAAACGGCCGGAGATCAGGCTGCAGGATCTGACAACACTCCAGCCTGAGTGGGCAGAGATTTCACCCGCCGTGGCGGAACAGGCGGAAATATCCGTGAAGTATGCTGGCTACCTGGAAAAGGAAGCCCATATGATCAAGCAAGCCCGGCAGATTGAGGAAACCCTGCTGCCGAAGGACATCTGCTATGCGGAGATTGAGCATCTGCGGCTGGAAGCCAGGCAGAAGCTGGACAAGCAGAAACCGGTATCCCTGGGTGCGGCGGGCCGGATCCCCGGCGTGAACCCGGCAGATGTGGCTGTGCTGGCAGTATGGCTGCATAAGCAGAATATGAAAAGTGAAGGATAA
- a CDS encoding Ig-like domain-containing protein — MKKALTCLLVMLLCAGLVIPAMAANVFLFTTKSVQLFEGQTYQTELRREGNYDGEGEVVYKATKTNVATVSEDGIITAVGKGATEVTASLMRNGKRVGQTKVTVTVLRAVQKVTLNTVKLSVYDPDHPAVASLLKAPTENQVLVIPAGTAVPLAATCTPEDASSKKITYTTTDAGVARISSTSLKAVQRGECDLIVQSAQNPEVTETFRVLVIQPVKKITIDAGDKKVAAGSRMELDAICSPDNASITDVTWSSKNPAIATVDEGGMVTGVKKGTATIVATAADGSKATGTVMITVTQPVTSINITQADIPVVVGRTAQAKIQVLPADANDKTVTWSTSDTAIATVRNGQITGVKAGVCTVTCTSNSNPDVSASATVTVSQPVTKIVNVNDPSELTLKTGESGQLRWSVEPDDATNKGLTFKSQAPKVATVDANGMVTAVGRGVANIIATAQDGSKKQGTVKVTVIQPVTGVTMQRDLYYVQRGGASNVRAVVQPKNANNQKVIWSSADDSIASVRSNGTITGMVSGITPGMTTVYAYTDDGGYTASTQIRVGNFNEAVMVESLEVTANNEIRIILRNMSQEIVLENVHYKIECFDTDGNPMICNTDGENVFFEGDYPFVLNPYERSMHGGFHFRNYQIDQPLGSVVLTILSWKDSDEYTWYIPEADQVRTQWTRYNYNYNYNNPEQGVG; from the coding sequence ATGAAAAAGGCATTGACCTGTCTGCTCGTGATGCTGCTGTGCGCAGGACTTGTGATCCCTGCAATGGCGGCCAATGTTTTTCTTTTTACGACAAAATCCGTGCAGCTGTTTGAAGGACAAACCTATCAGACGGAATTACGCCGGGAAGGCAACTACGACGGAGAGGGCGAGGTTGTCTACAAAGCTACAAAGACAAACGTGGCGACTGTTTCCGAAGACGGAATCATCACCGCGGTGGGCAAGGGCGCGACGGAAGTGACCGCTTCCCTGATGCGGAACGGAAAGCGCGTCGGCCAGACCAAAGTGACAGTGACGGTGCTGCGCGCCGTGCAGAAGGTCACGCTGAATACCGTGAAACTGTCTGTTTATGATCCGGATCATCCGGCGGTGGCTTCCCTGCTGAAGGCGCCTACGGAGAACCAGGTGCTGGTGATTCCGGCTGGTACAGCGGTGCCGCTGGCAGCGACCTGCACCCCTGAAGATGCCTCGAGCAAAAAAATAACATATACCACCACAGACGCCGGCGTCGCCCGGATTTCGAGCACCAGCCTGAAAGCCGTGCAGCGGGGCGAATGTGACCTGATCGTGCAGAGTGCCCAGAATCCCGAGGTGACCGAAACCTTCCGGGTGCTGGTGATTCAGCCGGTCAAGAAGATTACGATTGACGCGGGTGACAAGAAGGTTGCTGCAGGTTCCAGAATGGAACTGGACGCGATCTGCTCCCCGGATAACGCTTCGATCACGGATGTGACCTGGAGCTCCAAGAACCCGGCCATCGCGACCGTAGATGAGGGCGGTATGGTGACGGGTGTGAAGAAGGGCACTGCAACCATCGTCGCAACGGCGGCGGACGGTTCCAAGGCAACCGGAACGGTCATGATTACCGTGACGCAGCCGGTGACTTCCATCAACATTACCCAGGCGGATATTCCGGTTGTGGTCGGCCGGACCGCACAGGCAAAAATCCAGGTGCTGCCTGCGGACGCCAATGACAAGACCGTGACCTGGTCCACTTCCGATACAGCCATCGCTACAGTACGCAACGGACAGATCACCGGCGTGAAGGCGGGCGTATGTACCGTGACCTGCACAAGCAATTCCAATCCGGATGTGTCCGCCTCCGCAACCGTGACGGTGAGCCAGCCGGTAACGAAGATTGTGAACGTGAATGATCCGTCGGAACTGACGCTGAAGACCGGTGAAAGCGGCCAGCTGAGGTGGAGCGTGGAACCGGATGACGCCACCAACAAGGGACTGACCTTCAAGAGCCAGGCACCCAAAGTGGCTACAGTAGACGCCAACGGTATGGTGACTGCTGTTGGCCGCGGTGTAGCCAACATTATTGCGACAGCACAGGATGGGTCCAAGAAACAGGGAACCGTTAAGGTGACCGTGATCCAGCCTGTAACCGGCGTGACGATGCAGCGGGATCTGTACTATGTGCAGCGGGGCGGCGCGTCCAACGTACGGGCGGTGGTCCAGCCGAAGAACGCCAATAACCAGAAGGTGATCTGGTCTTCCGCGGATGACAGCATCGCCTCGGTTCGTTCCAACGGAACCATCACGGGCATGGTCAGCGGTATTACCCCCGGCATGACGACGGTGTACGCCTATACGGATGACGGCGGTTATACGGCTTCCACCCAGATCCGGGTCGGGAATTTCAACGAAGCGGTGATGGTGGAATCACTGGAGGTTACCGCCAACAACGAAATCCGGATTATCCTGCGGAACATGAGCCAGGAGATCGTCCTGGAGAACGTGCACTATAAAATCGAGTGCTTCGATACGGACGGCAATCCCATGATCTGCAATACAGACGGGGAGAATGTGTTCTTTGAAGGAGATTATCCGTTCGTGCTGAATCCGTATGAGAGATCCATGCACGGAGGCTTCCACTTCAGGAATTATCAGATTGACCAGCCGCTTGGTTCGGTGGTGCTGACGATCCTCAGCTGGAAGGATTCGGACGAATACACCTGGTACATTCCGGAAGCCGATCAGGTCCGGACCCAGTGGACAAGGTACAACTACAATTACAATTACAATAATCCCGAACAGGGCGTGGGGTAA
- a CDS encoding IreB family regulatory phosphoprotein → MEELFNTHKMDPIVGTGNEAHDILMYVYKALQTKGYDPITQLVGYLVTGEPTYITSYNSARSLICRLERDEILEELVRSYLDTH, encoded by the coding sequence ATGGAAGAACTGTTCAACACCCATAAAATGGATCCGATTGTGGGAACCGGAAATGAAGCGCATGACATCCTCATGTATGTATATAAGGCCCTGCAGACAAAGGGGTATGACCCGATCACCCAGCTTGTGGGTTATCTGGTGACCGGTGAGCCGACCTACATCACCAGTTACAATTCCGCCAGAAGTCTGATCTGCCGCCTGGAAAGAGACGAAATACTGGAGGAACTGGTCCGGTCCTATCTGGACACGCATTAA
- a CDS encoding glutamine--tRNA ligase/YqeY domain fusion protein, whose protein sequence is MEETNARGNFIWDAIDKDLEDKRYTEVHTRFPPEPNGYMHIGHCKALIMDFLTAEKYGGKCNLRFDDTNPAKEDTEYVEAIKRDIHWLGFHWTGGEFYASDYYDKCYEIAEEWIRRGLAYVDELSKDEMREYRGTLTEPGKNSPWRDRPAEESLDLFRRMKAGEFPEGSKTLRMKIDMSSPNIVMRDPAMYRILYKEHWRTGNKWCIYPMYDFSHPIGDALEGISHSMCSLEYEIHRPLYDWVVEKSADMLPARPRQIEFSRLNMTGTVMSKRYLRQLVEGHYVAGWDDPRMPTLSAMRRRGYPAMAIRNFVDTIGMSKADSTVDYAVLEHCVRDVLGESSLRAMAVLNPLKVVLTNWPEGETKTVTLENHPDHPEMGERTLSFGRELYIEQEDFMEVPVKKYQRMFPGNEVRLKGAYIVRCDDCVKDAEGNVIEVHCTVDMDSFSGSAGADRKIKGKTLHWVPVDDCIPFEARLYEPLLNDDVAEEEDEEVDKKDFISRLNPESLKVCRGFAEKVIAEAETGTSFQFLRTGYFCKDPDSTAELPVYNRTVGLRDTFAKQTK, encoded by the coding sequence ATGGAAGAGACAAACGCTCGCGGCAATTTTATCTGGGATGCAATCGATAAGGATCTGGAGGACAAACGGTATACGGAAGTCCATACCCGTTTCCCTCCCGAACCCAACGGTTATATGCACATTGGTCACTGCAAGGCGCTGATCATGGATTTCCTTACCGCTGAAAAATACGGCGGCAAGTGCAACCTGCGCTTTGACGATACCAATCCCGCCAAGGAAGACACCGAGTATGTCGAAGCCATCAAGCGGGATATTCACTGGCTGGGCTTCCACTGGACCGGCGGTGAATTCTATGCTTCGGACTATTACGATAAATGTTATGAGATCGCTGAGGAGTGGATCCGCCGCGGCCTCGCCTACGTGGATGAGCTGAGCAAGGACGAAATGCGGGAATACCGCGGCACTCTGACCGAGCCCGGCAAAAACAGCCCCTGGCGCGACCGTCCCGCTGAGGAAAGTCTGGATCTCTTCCGCCGCATGAAAGCCGGCGAGTTCCCGGAAGGCAGCAAGACCCTTCGGATGAAGATTGACATGTCCTCACCGAACATCGTCATGCGGGATCCTGCCATGTACCGCATCCTGTACAAGGAGCACTGGCGCACCGGCAACAAGTGGTGCATTTATCCCATGTATGACTTCTCCCATCCCATCGGCGACGCGCTGGAAGGCATCAGCCACTCCATGTGCTCCCTGGAGTATGAGATTCACCGTCCCCTCTATGACTGGGTGGTGGAAAAGAGCGCGGACATGCTGCCCGCACGTCCCCGTCAGATCGAGTTCTCCCGCCTGAATATGACCGGCACAGTCATGTCCAAGCGTTATCTCCGCCAGCTGGTGGAAGGTCACTACGTGGCCGGCTGGGATGATCCCCGGATGCCCACCCTGTCCGCCATGCGCCGCCGCGGCTATCCCGCCATGGCCATCCGCAACTTCGTGGATACCATCGGCATGAGCAAGGCGGACTCCACCGTGGACTACGCCGTGCTGGAGCACTGCGTCCGTGACGTGCTGGGAGAATCCTCCCTCCGCGCCATGGCCGTCCTCAATCCCCTGAAGGTGGTTCTGACCAACTGGCCGGAAGGCGAAACCAAGACTGTCACCCTGGAAAACCATCCGGATCATCCGGAAATGGGTGAACGCACCCTCTCCTTCGGCCGGGAACTGTATATCGAACAGGAAGACTTCATGGAAGTCCCGGTCAAGAAGTATCAGCGGATGTTCCCCGGCAATGAAGTCCGCCTGAAGGGCGCCTACATTGTCCGCTGCGACGACTGTGTCAAGGATGCGGAAGGCAATGTGATCGAGGTGCACTGCACCGTGGATATGGATTCCTTCTCCGGCAGCGCCGGCGCCGACCGGAAGATCAAGGGCAAGACCCTCCACTGGGTGCCCGTGGATGACTGCATCCCCTTCGAAGCCCGGCTGTACGAGCCGCTGCTCAATGATGACGTGGCCGAAGAAGAGGACGAGGAAGTCGATAAGAAGGACTTCATCTCCCGCCTGAATCCTGAAAGCCTGAAGGTCTGCCGCGGCTTTGCTGAAAAAGTGATCGCCGAAGCGGAAACCGGCACTTCCTTCCAGTTCCTGCGCACCGGCTACTTCTGCAAGGATCCGGATTCCACCGCTGAACTGCCGGTTTACAACCGCACCGTCGGTCTCCGTGACACCTTCGCCAAGCAGACCAAATAA